One Pseudanabaena sp. FACHB-2040 genomic window carries:
- the argS gene encoding arginine--tRNA ligase, translating to MKAAIATLEARLKQALVAAFGPDLAGADPMLVPASNPKFGDFQANGALSLARQLKDKPRAIAEKILAHLDVSDLCEPPEIAGPGFINLRLKTEYLEHQLKAIQGSDRLGVEPAKQPQKVIVDFSSPNIAKEMHVGHLRSTIIGDSIARVLEFMGHDVLRLNHVGDWGTQFGMLITHLKESSPEALTSPESVDMGDLVAFYKEAKKRFDEDDAFKTRSREAVVALQSGDEAARTAWNALCEQSRREFQKIYDRLDIRIEERGESFYNSLLPAVVRDLEDLGLLVENQGAKVVFAEGFINKDGDPLPLIIQKSDGGYNYATTDLAAVRQRTDKEGANRVVYVVDAGQSNHFEQVFQVAEKAGWVPENVELIHVPFGVVQGEDGKKFKTRSGETVRLKDLLDEAVERAQADMNSRIQAESREESPEFVQDVAEKVGIGAVKYSDLSQNRTSNYIFSYDKMLALQGNTAPYMLYAYVRVRGISRRGGIDFEHLPPDATVHLEDEAEFALARHLLQLDEVLEEVAKELFPNRLCQYLFELSQKFNQFYDRCSVLQAEEPQRTSRLILCDLTARTLKLGLSLLGIQVLERM from the coding sequence ATGAAAGCTGCGATCGCAACCCTAGAAGCCCGGCTCAAGCAAGCTCTGGTAGCGGCCTTTGGCCCCGACCTAGCAGGGGCTGACCCCATGCTGGTGCCCGCCAGCAATCCTAAGTTTGGCGACTTTCAGGCCAATGGTGCCCTATCGTTGGCCAGGCAGCTGAAGGATAAACCGCGTGCGATCGCAGAAAAAATCCTGGCCCACCTCGACGTCAGCGATCTGTGTGAACCGCCAGAAATAGCGGGCCCTGGCTTTATTAACCTGCGCCTCAAAACTGAGTATTTAGAACACCAGCTCAAGGCTATCCAGGGCAGCGATCGGCTCGGCGTAGAACCGGCCAAGCAGCCACAGAAGGTGATTGTAGACTTCTCCAGCCCCAACATTGCCAAAGAGATGCACGTGGGCCACCTGCGCTCTACCATCATTGGCGACTCGATTGCGCGGGTGCTGGAGTTTATGGGCCACGATGTGCTGCGGCTCAACCACGTCGGCGACTGGGGCACCCAGTTCGGCATGCTAATCACGCACCTCAAAGAGTCATCCCCAGAGGCGCTGACCTCGCCAGAATCTGTGGATATGGGCGATCTCGTGGCCTTTTACAAAGAGGCCAAAAAGCGCTTTGACGAAGATGACGCCTTCAAAACCCGCTCCCGCGAGGCCGTGGTAGCGCTTCAGTCAGGCGATGAAGCCGCCCGCACAGCCTGGAATGCCCTTTGTGAGCAGTCTCGCAGAGAGTTCCAGAAAATTTATGACCGGCTCGATATTCGCATTGAGGAGCGGGGTGAGTCCTTTTACAATTCCCTGCTGCCTGCCGTAGTGCGAGACTTAGAAGACCTGGGTTTGCTGGTAGAAAACCAGGGTGCCAAGGTTGTTTTTGCCGAAGGCTTCATTAATAAGGACGGCGATCCGCTGCCCCTGATCATTCAAAAATCTGATGGCGGTTACAACTATGCCACCACCGATTTGGCCGCAGTTCGCCAGCGCACCGATAAGGAAGGCGCTAATCGAGTCGTTTACGTAGTAGATGCAGGCCAGTCCAACCACTTCGAGCAGGTGTTTCAGGTGGCCGAGAAGGCTGGCTGGGTGCCGGAAAATGTTGAGCTGATCCACGTTCCCTTTGGCGTGGTGCAGGGCGAAGACGGCAAGAAGTTTAAGACCCGCTCCGGCGAAACGGTGCGGCTTAAGGATCTGCTGGATGAAGCAGTCGAGCGCGCCCAGGCAGATATGAACAGCCGAATTCAGGCAGAAAGTCGGGAGGAGTCGCCAGAGTTTGTTCAAGATGTCGCTGAGAAGGTGGGCATTGGCGCAGTCAAGTACTCAGACCTGAGCCAAAACCGCACCAGCAACTACATCTTTAGCTACGACAAAATGCTGGCCCTCCAAGGCAACACCGCGCCCTACATGCTCTATGCCTACGTGCGGGTGCGAGGCATTAGCCGTAGGGGCGGCATTGATTTCGAGCACCTGCCCCCCGATGCCACGGTGCATCTAGAAGACGAGGCCGAGTTTGCCCTGGCCCGACACCTGCTCCAGCTCGATGAAGTGTTAGAGGAAGTCGCCAAAGAACTCTTCCCTAACCGGCTGTGCCAGTACCTGTTTGAGCTGAGCCAGAAGTTCAACCAGTTCTATGACCGGTGCTCGGTGCTCCAGGCCGAGGAGCCTCAACGCACCTCTCGGCTCATTCTCTGCGATTTGACCGCCCGCACCCTAAAGCTGGGCCTGTCGCTCCTGGGAATTCAGGTGCTGGAACGGATGTAG
- the accD gene encoding acetyl-CoA carboxylase, carboxyltransferase subunit beta, which produces MSLFDWFANRRKSGPISEERQEREIADGLWTKCESCGVLTYTKDLRANQWVCGDCGHHHRIFSEERIRQLIDADTWQPLDTQLSPKDPLRFRDRKAYADRIRETQNKTQLPDAVQTGVGEMEGQSVALGVMDFRFMGGSMGSVVGEKLTRMIERGTEEGRAVVIVCASGGARMQEGMLSLMQMAKISGALHRHQEARLLFVPVLTHPTTGGVTASFAMLGDIIVAEPKATIGFAGRRVVEQTLREKLPDDFQTAEYLLNHGFVDVIVPRTQLKQTLAQLIGLHQPHSSPIGHIASPASAPTVGLASSI; this is translated from the coding sequence ATGTCCCTGTTTGATTGGTTTGCCAACCGACGAAAATCTGGTCCGATCAGCGAAGAGCGCCAAGAGCGTGAGATTGCCGATGGACTATGGACCAAGTGTGAATCCTGCGGCGTTCTCACCTACACCAAGGATCTGCGGGCCAACCAGTGGGTCTGTGGGGACTGCGGCCATCACCACAGGATTTTCAGCGAAGAGCGCATTCGCCAGCTGATTGATGCCGACACCTGGCAGCCGCTAGACACTCAGCTTTCTCCTAAAGACCCCCTGCGGTTTCGCGATCGCAAAGCTTACGCCGACCGCATTCGAGAAACCCAAAACAAAACTCAGCTGCCCGATGCCGTCCAGACCGGAGTAGGCGAGATGGAAGGCCAGTCCGTGGCTCTAGGAGTGATGGACTTTCGTTTTATGGGCGGCAGCATGGGCTCGGTCGTGGGCGAAAAGCTGACCCGCATGATCGAGCGCGGCACCGAAGAAGGCCGCGCCGTGGTGATTGTCTGCGCTTCCGGCGGCGCAAGAATGCAGGAAGGCATGCTCAGCCTGATGCAGATGGCCAAAATCTCAGGGGCGCTGCACCGGCACCAAGAAGCCCGACTGCTGTTTGTGCCAGTGCTGACCCACCCGACTACTGGAGGCGTCACTGCTAGCTTTGCCATGCTAGGCGACATCATCGTGGCAGAACCGAAGGCCACCATCGGCTTTGCCGGACGGCGGGTAGTCGAGCAAACCCTGCGCGAGAAGTTGCCCGACGATTTCCAGACCGCTGAGTATCTGCTCAATCACGGTTTTGTCGATGTCATTGTGCCGCGCACCCAGCTCAAGCAGACCCTGGCTCAGCTGATTGGCCTGCACCAGCCCCACAGCAGCCCCATCGGCCATATAGCTAGTCCAGCTTCAGCCCCTACGGTCGGTCTGGCTAGCTCTATCTGA
- the psbV gene encoding photosystem II cytochrome c-550 → MLKRCIWLVAIALFFVSHLVMGDAIAAELDEATRTIKLNPEGDTLVLSLEQVARGRKQFNYACGTCHVGGITKTNPTVGLDPETLAGALPPRDNVDALVDYLKNPTTYDGQEDISRLHPSTKSADIFPKMRSFTEEDLVAISGHILLQPQVVGDMWGAGKTRFSAP, encoded by the coding sequence ATGCTGAAGAGATGCATTTGGCTTGTTGCGATCGCACTCTTCTTTGTCAGCCACCTGGTGATGGGTGATGCGATCGCGGCAGAGCTGGATGAAGCGACTCGCACTATTAAGCTCAACCCAGAGGGTGACACGTTAGTGCTGTCCCTGGAGCAAGTCGCCCGGGGTCGTAAACAATTTAACTATGCTTGTGGCACCTGTCACGTAGGCGGCATTACCAAGACCAACCCCACCGTCGGTCTCGATCCAGAGACTTTAGCCGGTGCTTTGCCTCCCCGTGACAACGTCGATGCCCTAGTAGACTACCTGAAGAATCCAACCACCTACGACGGGCAAGAAGACATTTCTCGTCTTCACCCCAGCACCAAGAGCGCCGACATCTTCCCCAAGATGCGTAGCTTTACCGAAGAAGACCTGGTTGCAATATCAGGCCACATCCTGCTTCAACCCCAAGTCGTCGGCGACATGTGGGGCGCTGGTAAGACCCGCTTCTCTGCTCCCTAA
- the petE gene encoding plastocyanin — translation MKLVARVTRSLGIAFLSVLLVVGSLILAAAPASATNYEVKMGSDSGLLIFEPANLSVKPGDTVTWVNNKMAPHNVIFDEASIPGGEKAVATKLSHDQLTFAPGESYSTTFSDDLPGGTYTYFCAPHRGAGMVGKITVEK, via the coding sequence ATGAAACTTGTTGCACGTGTTACTCGTAGTTTGGGTATCGCTTTCCTGTCCGTCCTTCTGGTAGTCGGTAGCCTAATTTTGGCTGCAGCTCCCGCGTCGGCCACCAACTACGAAGTCAAGATGGGATCTGATTCAGGTCTGCTGATTTTCGAACCCGCTAACCTGTCTGTTAAGCCTGGCGACACCGTCACCTGGGTTAACAACAAAATGGCTCCTCACAACGTCATCTTTGATGAGGCCAGCATTCCTGGTGGAGAAAAGGCTGTAGCCACTAAGCTCTCCCACGACCAGCTCACCTTTGCACCTGGGGAGTCCTACTCCACCACTTTCTCTGATGACCTGCCTGGTGGCACTTACACCTACTTCTGCGCCCCTCACCGTGGCGCTGGCATGGTCGGCAAAATCACCGTTGAAAAGTAG
- the petA gene encoding cytochrome f, which translates to MKGRFLSLRRFIKPAAIAIATAILFITGLLADAQPASAYPFWAQENYESPREATGRIVCANCHLAQKPTQVEAPMAVLPDTVFKLAVKIPYDLNTQQVLGDGSKGGLNVGAVVVLPEGFKLAPPDRIPEELKEEVGSTYFLPYSDTQDNILLVGPLPGEQYQEIVFPVLSPNPNEDKNVYFGKYQIHVGGNRGRGQVYPTGQSSNNTAYNSSVAGTIAAVAAQDAGGYQVTIQPESGEAVSLAIPAGPELVVSEGDVVAAGAPLTSNPNVGGFGQIDAEIVLQSPNRVKGLIAFLAATMLTQIMLVLKKKQVERVQAAEMSF; encoded by the coding sequence ATGAAAGGACGATTTTTATCTCTACGGCGGTTTATTAAGCCTGCGGCGATTGCGATCGCAACCGCAATTCTCTTCATCACCGGGCTGTTGGCCGATGCCCAACCCGCTTCGGCCTATCCCTTTTGGGCGCAGGAAAACTACGAATCTCCCCGCGAGGCGACTGGCCGGATTGTCTGTGCTAACTGCCATTTGGCCCAAAAGCCGACTCAGGTAGAAGCGCCAATGGCGGTTCTACCCGACACTGTTTTTAAGCTGGCCGTTAAAATTCCCTACGACCTCAATACTCAGCAGGTTTTAGGTGACGGCAGCAAAGGCGGGCTGAACGTGGGTGCAGTGGTCGTCCTGCCTGAAGGGTTCAAGCTGGCTCCCCCAGATCGGATTCCTGAGGAGCTGAAGGAAGAAGTGGGCAGCACCTACTTCTTGCCCTACAGCGATACCCAAGACAACATCTTGCTGGTGGGTCCTTTGCCAGGTGAGCAGTATCAGGAGATCGTTTTCCCGGTGCTCTCTCCCAATCCCAACGAAGACAAGAACGTCTACTTTGGCAAATACCAAATCCATGTAGGCGGCAACCGGGGTCGGGGGCAGGTCTATCCGACCGGTCAATCCAGCAACAACACGGCTTACAACTCCTCTGTTGCGGGCACTATCGCTGCGGTGGCTGCTCAAGACGCAGGTGGCTACCAGGTGACCATTCAGCCGGAGTCCGGCGAAGCGGTGTCTCTGGCGATTCCGGCTGGGCCTGAGCTAGTCGTCTCTGAAGGCGACGTCGTGGCTGCAGGTGCTCCGCTGACTAGCAACCCCAACGTGGGCGGCTTTGGTCAGATAGATGCTGAAATCGTGCTGCAAAGCCCCAATCGGGTCAAGGGCCTGATTGCCTTCCTAGCAGCGACCATGCTGACCCAAATCATGCTGGTGCTGAAGAAGAAGCAGGTCGAGCGCGTACAGGCGGCCGAAATGAGCTTCTAG
- the petC gene encoding cytochrome b6-f complex iron-sulfur subunit — translation MTQASGTSDVPNLGRRQFMNLLTLGAATGTIAGMLYPVVRYFIPPSSGGAGGGVTAKNELGNDVVASQFVQSHNPGDRVLVQGLKGDPTYLVVKTDGSLENYGINSVCTHLGCVVPWNAAENKFMCPCHGSQYDATGKVVRGPAPLSLALAHADVSEADKVVLSPWTETDFRTDESPWWS, via the coding sequence ATGACTCAAGCTTCTGGAACCTCTGATGTCCCCAATCTGGGACGACGCCAGTTTATGAACCTGCTGACCTTGGGCGCAGCGACTGGCACGATTGCGGGAATGCTTTATCCGGTCGTTCGTTATTTCATCCCCCCTTCTAGCGGTGGGGCTGGCGGCGGCGTAACAGCCAAGAACGAACTGGGTAACGACGTTGTTGCTAGCCAATTTGTGCAATCCCATAACCCTGGCGACCGGGTGCTGGTGCAGGGGTTAAAGGGCGACCCTACCTATCTGGTGGTCAAGACCGACGGCAGTCTGGAAAACTACGGCATTAACTCTGTCTGTACACACCTTGGCTGTGTAGTGCCCTGGAATGCTGCTGAGAACAAGTTCATGTGCCCTTGCCACGGCTCTCAGTATGACGCTACTGGTAAGGTCGTGCGTGGACCGGCACCGCTGTCTTTGGCCCTGGCTCATGCTGATGTCAGTGAAGCCGACAAAGTGGTGCTCTCTCCCTGGACCGAGACCGATTTCCGGACTGACGAGTCGCCCTGGTGGAGCTAG
- a CDS encoding DUF3067 family protein — translation MTGQELQALLISKWGYSYDLQMRRTQGKIFLQVMWRYQEQASFPLSEAEYLAHLDQVASYLTAWNQTDYLETWIEQTREKPRLGKAVNIPLDLGQRASEWLADEF, via the coding sequence ATGACAGGGCAAGAGCTGCAGGCACTCTTAATCTCCAAGTGGGGATATTCCTACGATCTTCAGATGCGCCGCACCCAGGGCAAAATTTTTCTCCAGGTCATGTGGCGCTACCAGGAGCAAGCCTCCTTTCCACTGAGCGAAGCCGAATATTTGGCACATCTAGATCAGGTCGCCAGCTATCTCACAGCCTGGAACCAGACTGATTATCTAGAAACCTGGATTGAACAGACTCGAGAGAAGCCGCGCTTAGGCAAAGCCGTCAACATTCCCCTCGACCTAGGCCAGCGCGCCTCAGAGTGGTTGGCCGACGAGTTTTAG
- a CDS encoding VOC family protein, translating into MPLAKGLHHVAIICSDYEASKRFYVEQLGLQVVAETYRAARQSYKLDLRLPDGSQIELFSFPEPPSRPSRPEACGLRHLSFVVADLAEAVTELTAKGIETEPIRLDELTGKRFTFFKDPDDLPLELYEA; encoded by the coding sequence ATGCCCCTGGCTAAGGGCCTTCATCATGTGGCCATTATCTGCTCTGACTATGAAGCCTCTAAGCGGTTTTATGTGGAGCAGCTAGGCTTGCAGGTGGTTGCTGAGACTTACAGGGCAGCGCGTCAATCTTATAAGCTCGATCTGCGTCTGCCAGACGGCAGTCAAATCGAGCTATTTTCGTTTCCTGAGCCGCCATCTCGCCCCTCGCGGCCCGAGGCCTGTGGGCTGCGGCATTTGTCTTTTGTGGTGGCAGATTTGGCAGAGGCAGTGACAGAATTAACGGCCAAGGGCATCGAGACTGAACCAATCCGATTGGATGAACTAACAGGCAAGCGCTTTACTTTCTTCAAAGACCCCGATGATTTGCCATTAGAGCTATACGAGGCTTAG